DNA sequence from the Ferroacidibacillus organovorans genome:
CGTCAGCGTGAGTCTTTTGAAGCAGACTTGCCGATTTCCGAGATTGACGGTGATGCGTTCCCGTGTGTCTTCATTCGAGCGCCGCACATTGTATCAACGGGCGCGGATGTGAGTGTATTGGCCACATATGGAGAAAAAATTGTGGCCGCGCGTCAAGGCAATCGACTGGTGACAGCATTTCACCCGGAGTTGTCGGATGATTTACGTATGCACGCGTACTTTTTAGACATGGTTCGCAAAACCAGTCAGCCTGTTTAAAGTGAAATAGAACCTTTTGATGAGGAGGCAGCCGAAGGGCTGCCTTTTTTGCGGGGAATTGCCCGTCAGACGGGAGTATGGTATCTTTTGGGTTACTGGATATCGATAAACATGGGAGTGGTTTTTGTGTTGGATGCGAAGCTTTTGCGACAAAACCCAGATCGAATGCGACAGGCATTGTCAAGAAGGCGCGAGTCTCAAGAAACCATCGACATGTTTGAGCAATTTTTAGATGAAGATCGAAAATGGCGCGAATATGTTGCGGAAACTGAACAGTTAAAAGCGCATCGAAACACAGTTACTCAGCAGGTGGCGCACGCGAAAAGAACCGGAGAAGATGCACAAGCATTGATTGAAGAGATGCGCGTGGTGGGCGATCGAATTCAGGCGCTTGATGCGCAAATTCGAGAAGCGGAACAGGTTATCGCTGATTGCCTCTTGCGGTTGCCGAATCTTCCGCACGACAGTGTGCCAGAAGGCGTAAGCGAGGAGGACAATCCCGAACTTCGGCGGCATGGAGAAATTCCATCCTTCTCCTTTGAACCAAGGAATCACTGGGATCTTGGACAACATTTGGGGATTCTTGATTTTGAGCGCGCGGCAAAGGTCAGTGGCTCCCGATTTGTCATTTATAAGGGATTAGGGGCGCGTTTAGAGCGAGCGCTTATGAATTTTATGATTGATATGCAGACGGGCCGCGGCTATGAAGAAATATGGCCACCCTATTTGGTCAATCGAGCGAGCATGGTTGGAACGGGCAACCTGCCAAAGTTTGAAGACGATGTTTTTCGGGTCGCGGATGAGGATTTTTTTCTCATTCCAACAGCTGAAGTACCCGTAACGAATCTCCATCGAGATGAAATCCTCGCAGTTGAAATGTTGCCGATTAATTATGC
Encoded proteins:
- the serS gene encoding serine--tRNA ligase gives rise to the protein MLDAKLLRQNPDRMRQALSRRRESQETIDMFEQFLDEDRKWREYVAETEQLKAHRNTVTQQVAHAKRTGEDAQALIEEMRVVGDRIQALDAQIREAEQVIADCLLRLPNLPHDSVPEGVSEEDNPELRRHGEIPSFSFEPRNHWDLGQHLGILDFERAAKVSGSRFVIYKGLGARLERALMNFMIDMQTGRGYEEIWPPYLVNRASMVGTGNLPKFEDDVFRVADEDFFLIPTAEVPVTNLHRDEILAVEMLPINYAGFSSSFRSEAGSSGRDTRGLIRLHQFQKVELVKFTTPESSYEALEAIVADAEAVLQALRLPYRVIEICTGDLGFKETKKYDLEVWLPGAKTYREISSCSNFEDFQARRANIRFRRTEKSKPEFVHTLNGSALALGRTMAAILENYQDEDGTIRVPEVLVPYMGGVRRIECADMNI